In Glandiceps talaboti chromosome 14, keGlaTala1.1, whole genome shotgun sequence, a single genomic region encodes these proteins:
- the LOC144445921 gene encoding acetylcholine receptor subunit alpha-type acr-15-like has translation MMKDKLFSCLIVVSVLAGHVFCGDDEIPSRSLLTRTLFRVYDSRYGPLSENGAVELTFRPIVNRIISTDPASSTAKLEMYLYYFWNDPALVWDPSVGFARLVVDIQTIWTPSINMHLLSGTESLASTIARPFATLYPSGDVYVFNHVISEVPCTQTEDGKTNCTLKYSLYNYLADEVALFDLNKESEDISAHIVNGEEWGVVSAKFQHEAVQYDCCPETFHSMVTELIFDKENKLKTAN, from the exons atgatgaaagacaaactGTTCAGCTGCCTTATCGTTGTCTCCGTACTAGCAG GACATGTGTTCTGTGGAGATGACGAAATTCCTTCAAGAAGTTTGCTTACTCGGACCCTGTTCCGTGTGTATGATTCTCGCTATGGGCCATTAAGTGAAAATGGTGCCGTAGAATTAACCTTTAGACCTATTGTCAATCGAATCATCTCCACG GATCCAGCATCGAGTACCGCCAAACTggaaatgtatttgtattac ttttggaatgatcCAGCATTAGTATGGGATCCATCAGTTGGTTTCGCACGACTTGTTGTAGATATACAGACGATATGGACACCCTCGATTAATATGCACTTACTAAGTGG GACTGAGTCGTTAGCCTCTACTATAGCTAGGCCATTTGCAACGTTGTatccaagtggtgatgtgtacGTTTTCAATCACGTAATTTCTGAAGTACCGTGTACCCAAACAGAGGATGGTAAAACAAATTGTACGTTGAAGTATTCCTTATATAACTACTTGGCTGATGAGGTGGCACTGTTCGACTTAAACAAAGAATCGGAAGACATTAGCGCTCACATAGTTAATGGTGAGGAATGGGGTGTAGTGAGCGCTAAATTCCAACATGAAGCCGTACAGTATGACTGCTGCCCAGAAACGTTCCACAGCATGGTAACTGAGTTGATTTTCGATAAGGAAAACAAGTTGAAGACGGCCAATTAA